The window tgatgtgccttggagtaggtttgttggggttaagaaaacttggtgttctgtttgcttcttgaatttgaggctttagttctttccacaggcttgggaagttctcatctattatttgtttgaatatattctgcattccattttctctctcttctccctctgatatacctattatttttatgttattctttttgatggagtcagacaattcctgtagggctttctcatttttttaaatttttgagtctctttcttcttctctctgttgtgcctcaagttgcttgtcttctatgtcactaatcctaccttctatctggcctgttctattagctaagcttgttaccttgtttttcagttcatgaattgagtttttcatctttgtttgatttgtttttatagtttcaatttccttggtaatatattctttgtgatcgttgagttgttttctgaggtccctaaattgattttctgttttcttgtatatctctgagtatttttaggatttctattttaaattctctgtcatttagctccaaggtttccaatatattaaattttttctccatagtcttttccacatctatctgttttacttctctatcttttgtatccatgatatttgatttcctttttcttaatggcatgagggtggtcttgttgatatgattaatgagaattaataaataataaaaagtaaaaaaaatgaaaaaaaattgggaaaaaacccaataataatttataatttccctctccttttctttcttctcttcccttcctcttccctcctccttaggagaatatcatgataaactgtgaattaaattatgctaaatggaacaaaactgcctataatggagggcctgagttgggggtaACTGTTCAAGGGGccaaaaaggaagtagggacccagaaaaggcaaaaaatgaaaaaatttgggtcaagtataaaattatttgcttgtaagtgatggtcgactaagagatataatgagagggataagagggaaacaagaaaaagggggaaaaaaactattgtattatgtggagcaaagactgaatagaatggagatcctgggttgggaggaatgctaatgagttaaaaagtgaagtaaaaagcacccaaaatgccacaaaaaacccacaaaaaaacttgagtcccaaattaaataatttgtttgttattgaggattgaatgagaggaaaattaaaaggagaaaagaagaaaccaatagaaagagagaaacaagaaaaaggggaaaaggaaaggaagaaaaaagaaagaaaataaagagagagagagagagagagagagagagttaagggttttggagtgtaaccctcatggagagtaaggaagaagaaagaaaataaaatgaaactcttatgggtagtgtagttcaagaaaaggaaagagtaagacgggcagagaataaaaggaccaaggtggaggaaatagaaataatactaataaaggcaagaagatgaaagaaacaaacaaaaaaatagtggaacaaattataaagtctgtggatttttcttgaattggAGAGGttaactttttcttcctttttccttcctctccctcttcctggtcggtgactctgtaccccaggatctgcccctgtggcatgcttaggtagggatttgcagttgatgagactctacggcaatgtcatatatttggcttcggtctcattggtagtcaaggcttgttagcgtttgcaggctccaacaatgagagagtccattttcccagagcctttttcctagtctctcctttctgaattagcagcctgatgatccagctatgaggctaccactgcctctgcctggagagtaagaggctcaaagagctgaaaaatccccactctatccccactcaatgcagggctctgggtaaggctctgacagtcagagcagccagcgtaatcaggcggggctgggagccaattgctttcaAGGTGACTTTCTTTGAGCCttcaggcctgttcagcatgcctagcactctgtgggaccactctccccaggctttccacactttgtaacctatttaggctgggaagaagatgcccttgttgctgcctgcagtacaggaggtcttaacactgccaagtccctctttttagcgtatatccctgagtatgaaagctctgccaatcagaagttgcccccgcccctttagcaagaggcactaaaaaaatcacgcctcttgtcttggatagctgAACTGAGAGATATCTTGTCAATGAGagccgcataggtcagttgggaggtgagcagcctgtgggttaagctaatttcagcgattggatccaccgaatttctccagaaaggactgcaagctgcccgtgtgcccctcccccaacgcttgattgttagcttgaatggctgggtgaggtgccctgcccatctagagaagctcgggtgtagggaagttcaccTTGGCGCACTCTCTGAGCGCCGCTGGCAGCTAGCTGCTGCTTGTGGCGTGGGCAGTTGCTCGTGTGCGGGTGGCTGCTCTCTGCCTGCGCAGGCTGTTGGGCTGCTCTCCCGAGCGTGGGAGGTTGTGCATGGGAGGTTGGGCCACTTGCGGCGGGGCGTGCAGGTGGCCGGGTTGCTCGCGTGCAGGTGCTTGCCTGTGTGgactgattcaccacaggcacactctttcctcagcttgaacgaaagtccgtgccacagcctagctacctccacacccctagctcctcccaactctcagttccaagtgaaagcagcctttgctcaggttagtgaagaaggcagagtgtttctccctcctacttatttccttcagggttgatcatatatttcgtcaatttttcgctcaaccttACCTTTGTCTTCAGGGTGCTGAAGGATagattttttctgtctctggttgatgaacttgttgaaattttggggagatttttcggtcgtgctcctcacagtgccatttctatGACGTCACTCCTTTGGACAGCTTTTTATTGTCAATGTCAAGGGCTCTCTGAGCACGTTTAGCAGCAACTTTGGCTTCTGCACACTAGATGCAACAGCACCCCTCACTCCTGTTGTGACAACCCGCTGTGTCTCCAAACATTGTCAAATGTTCCCCGGGTTCAAAATCATACCCATTTGGACCCAACACTCTCCACTGTCACCTGGAAGATTAGCACAGTCTTCCGTGGAGCTCGAGGTGCTAAGGGTCTGTTCAGCTGAACTGAGCTCAGAGGAGTTCAATGAAGGAACTCTCGTGACTTTCAACAACACTGACACACCCGTCGTTGCATTTGTTTGGGGGTTGCCCCATGTTCTACAGGAGGAGCCACGCCTCCCTCAGTTTGTCTGAGCCTTTCACTTTACACTCAAGGGAGGGACCTCCCAACCACCTGCTCGGCTACTCTGAGCACTGGGATCGAAGGGGAAACTTCTGAAGGAACCTCACATTTTTGTCATCTACCATGTAGTAATTACTAGTTTATTGAACGGACTGGAGTCAGAAGAGATGGTAAGCATTCCTTCAAACATGGTCTGTTGTGTGACATTTCCAGTATAAAAAGGTCCACTGAGTCTAAATCAAAGTTTCAGTCTTACACCCGCTTCccaaatggagagagaaagagtaaaatCACCCATGTCAGCCGCTTCCTTGGTGAGTGGTCTCTATACGCAGGCTCAAGACTGAGCTAGCAGAGATGGGAATAGTTTTGACTTGGATATGAACTTGATAGAAGGCAAATATGTTCCCACCTCCTGGGAATGAGTGTGAAGCCCCACAAGTTTAATCAATAGCTGTCTGCTCTTTATATCGGCTCACTCTTGTCTTCTCGCTAAAAGCAGGATGTTTTCTAAAATCACACCGAACTGTTATAGCAACTCCAGGCCTCTTGCTACTGAATTGGTCCATGTAATGGAACAGGTATTTAAATTACAGGGATGCCTAAGAACGTCCAGGTGAAGGTCATTGCATGGCCCGACTGTGGGAAAATGATCTTGACTCTTGACTGCTTGCAGAGGTTGGAGAGGCCTCTGGAAAGATTAGGCTTCTCTGCAGGAAGTTCTCCCAGGCTGGGCTATGTCATCTGCTCAATAAGGACCGTTTACTCATAGTGCAAGCTGTCCCCTGTCTAGTCTGAGTACCCCTAGGCAGTAGGTGCAAAGGACAGTTTAGGTACATGCTGTCCAGCCAGGTGAGCGTGCATTCCCTCCTCggtaggggaggggtgggggggcatAGGTTGTGTGGGACAGGATTCGCCTGTCTCCCCTCTGCATCCACATGATTGCAGTGCCTTTCTGGTGTCTAATTCTGTTCTCTCCCCCCCTGCTCTTACACAAGCTAACTCTCGTCTAAAGTTCAGTAGGGCTCACCAAACCTGCCTCAGCTCCTTCATCGTTTATCCTGAAAGAGGAAAACTGGAAGGTAGTGTCATAGAAACCGAAGTGGGGAGGGTTCTAGTTTAGAGGgcagagtgagtgagagatttcCTTTGGATTTTGTGTAAAAGAGCATGTGCAAGCCCTTGGTGCTTTTCTTTATGGATGTTTGGGGTCCCTCTTTGATTCTAAAATCACCCTTTGTGTTGCAAGTTGTTGGCTGTAGACTCAATTTAGCATTGAGGGCCAGAGGggagaaagagtgtgtgtgtgtgtgggggggaggttgAGAGATTAGAATGTGTAATTTAGTTCATTGCCACTAGAAGGCACCAAAGACAACCCAATAAAGTGCAGTCTGGGGCTTgaggatttttttcctctctagtTCCAGAGTCAGTTTATATCTGTCCCTGAGTTCAGCAGGAAAACTCCCATGAACTCCGCTGAGAATCACGAAGAGACAGGCTTTGGTGAATAATCAGATTTCTATATCCCGTCCCACAATGATCCCACAACGATTCTGGAAGTCCAGGCAGACAGGAAGCTTTGGCAGCAGCAGGGCGCTCTGCACCAGGGCAGTGGGATGAAGGAGACCTAACCCAGGAGACCTGATGACCATTGCCACAAAGTCTCCTATGGCTTTGCAGCTGGTGCCTCCACTCAGCCTGGGCCTCAAGTCTCCAGTTCTCTGCCTTTCATTGATGGGGGCCACAGGCAGGAGCTCTGGATGCCGCCCCAGGGTGCTCCCTCTCCCTCAGGCAGCACACTGAGTGACTATCCCTCTCAGGTTGCTTTATCCTCTCTGTCCACGCTGCCACACCTCTCTCCAGGCATCTGGACCTCTCACCCGAGGGTCATTAGTGTGGCCTCTCATCTCCTGCGGGTCAGCCTCCCACCTTCAGGTCTGTCCTCCGCATCCATATGGCTCTTTTACAAAACCATCTGTCACTTCCTCATTTGAACCTACTGCGGTCTCCTGTTGCTCTCAGTACATACTCTGAACTCCCTCCCACGTGTCCCACTTCTTTGTGATCTGAGCCTTATCACTTCCCCCTAAGTTCCCCTTCCACGTTCTATCCCAACTCCATCCACACTCTTCATCTCAGCCAGTACTCACACCCCTGATATTCCAATCATACTAAAATACTTGGATTTTCCCCACTTAtactattttctctttcatttgacctcaatactagaaaaaaatacattgccCTTCCTTCTTCTACCCCCAGGACCCTAGCTTGAATAACTACCACTTTCCTTTAGGATTAAAACTTGAACATCACCTCCTCTTGGGATAAGTCTTCAGAAAGCCCCACTCCAAGGCTGGGGGAGCTGCCCGTTTTCGATCTGTTGCAGCTAAGCCTGGGATTTGCACCTGCCCGTCCTATGATCTGTTAGCGGGGTCTGTCTCACTGCGTCTTTCCTGTCTCTGGCACAGCGCGCAGTCCTGACTGAGCCCTTTGTAGACCTTTGTTGAAAGAGTGGACTCAAAGCGCGCCTGACCGGGGAAAGGCGCAGAGGGGATGCTAACACGAGGTGGCCCTGCGACCAGTGCATCGAGAGGGCAGCCTATTCCAGGCCTTGCACTGGCCTGGCTGGATGGGCTCTTGGTGACCATGCGGACACCTGGAAGCTAGGACAGGGGCTTCTAAAGTCAGGAATGCTCTGTGCAGTGCTGATTTCGGTGACATATGTCTGGGGACAGACTCTTGCCCTGGTGTCTTCGTGCAAACTTCAGAAGCTCTGAATATCAACCTACTTGAGCTATCACAACTTCTTCAGAAGCCCCCCAGTTCTTAGGAAACTGCGTGTTTCCTGTGCTGCTTAAGTGCGGGACTTCAGTGTGCAGATTTAAGACTCTTAGCTATTCAAGGGCTTACTTCTCAGAGCAATCTATTTCACGCTGTGCCTGAATACAATatgcaataaatattagctatttgtCAATGAACTGAGTCACTAAAgatgaaaaaggacaaaaactgatttcattcatatgtgaaaTAGAAAACCAAAAATAACAAACGAGctaacaaaacagacaaaaaaccaAACTCACAGATagagacaacagaatggtgaccATCAAGAGGGaacaggagtggggagagggtgaCGTGGATAAAGGGAGGGTTGTGTACAGGAACGTGGGATTCTGGTGGTGTCCAGGAGATTCTATGGAGTTGGCATTAGAGCTGGAAGTCGGGAACAAACTCTGAAAATTGTCAGCGTGGGATCAGGTTTTAAGAAAGTTAATATTGCCAGGAAGGCACCAACCAGGGCTGCAGGTGACATTATCACTCTCCTGACAAATaggcttatcttttttttactacagtttgtcttgtgtgttttaaatactcagaaatagGAGAGTGGGTGTGGTGAAGTCCCAGCTCTTGGGGGGTCCATGAGCGATgtacagactcctgcacgtgggCCTGGGTCCTGAGAACCCGTACAGTAGTGGAAAGGGGGCTGAGATCTAGGCCCAGGTCCTAGTCCTGTCTCATCAGAACGCTCCCAGTCACAAATCTCAGGCCCTCTGATTCCTCCTTCTCTGTTAAATAGGAGAGACAGATGAGCTGATCTTTAAGTTCCATTCCTGCTCCCCAAATCACCAATCTTCATATGAGCCTGCTGCCCCAGCACATGGAGCATTGTAGAAATTCTTCTTTAGAGTGTGTTGTGAATGAAAAGAGCAGGAACTTGGTGGATATACTGTACAAGGAACAGAGTTCAGGGTGCAGAAAAATGGTAGAATGAACCTGCCTTTGACTCAAGGGCTCCCCCTGCCGGCCAAAAGCTGGCACTTTCCAGGCGCATTAGGATAAGATTCTGTCTTGTGCCTTCTAGGGCTGTTCCCCTCCAATACAACCCATAACTTCTCCCTGCAACGTTCTCATTATTTAACCTGAGAGAAGGAATCTCAGACAGAAGACACAAGAATAGATCATTCAGGTTTGCACATATTTAACTGCCTCATTTCGTACAGCACCTCCCAAAAACCGAGTGACATTTCCATCCTATAGTTGAAGACTGAAGTGTTCTCCATTCTCTAGGGCAGCAGGCAAGGAGGAGGCCTTTGCCTGTCAGGTTCCAGCTGCTTTGCTCTGCCTAAAGTTAACGTGGAGCCCTCTTGCTGAAAGCGGAGGTTCTCCGAGGTACATTCACCACTTTTAGAGACCTAGTTAGGAGTTACACAGACACTAGCCTATTAATCAAAGAAAATGTACCAGTTACTGGTAGGTATCATTAAAGCCCAAGTGTTGAGAATCTCAGTGAAGACAGATCAAACCAAACTTAATGGCTGGACCAAAAAGAGGCTATTAAATGTAGAGTCAAAGGAAAAATGGAGCATTCTGAATAAAGGAATAAAGCATACCATTCAGAGAAATGAAACTACTTTGTTATGGCATCAGGAGGGCTTTGGAAAGATGACAGCATGCTGAGGAATGGCtgtgtttttaaaactattgTCCAGGCTGAAGAAATCAGACGTCCTCAGGACTAGAGGAGGAGTAAGTAAGAAGTATGGCAGGGACACAGTTGGTAGACCTAAAAATGGGAAATTCTGGGAGGTTTGAGATTGTCCTCAGGAGGTGAATGAGAGAGCATGCTATACATGTCCTTCTCATCGAGGCTGCTGTCCCCCTGCCCAGCCAGACAGGTGACAAGGCCTGAGCTCTGCTAATGTGCTGTGGATTTCCTGTCAGATGGCGGGGACAGCGCGCCATGACCGAGAGATGGCGATCCAGGCCAACAAAAAGCTCATCACGGCCACCGACCCCATTGAGAGACTCCGACTGCAGTGTCTGGCCAGGGGCTCTGCGGGCATCAAAGGACTTGGCAGGTAGGAGCCAGGCCCTCAGGTGGCAAGGACATGGAGGAGAAAGGCAGGACACAGCCAGGGGGAGGCTAATATtagtgtgaccttgaacaagtcacttcCTCCTGGGCTTTCAGTTCCTTAATCACCTATGCAGCGTTTGGGCCAGTTGATCTCTGACATCCCTCATGACCATTCTTGGTTCTTAGTCCCAGGTTCATCAGAGTCCATGTTTGCTACAAGAAAGTGCAACTACTGGGAAAACTTGAGGTGAAGGGAGATGCTTGTCCTGGAACTGGAGCCACCTAGCAGGACAAGGAGAGAGACACTCCATGAGGCTGTGACATAGGGACTTGGAGGATGGGAGAAGAAGCAATGATTTAGATGCAATTGTAGAATTGGAAGTGTCCTGTCCCTGTTAGGTAGTCATGCCTCACTCACTTCCAGAGGCACTGGAGTTGCCTGTCAGAAAATTAacagcccctcccctcccgcccccagCTCTGCAGGTCCTGGTCTCTGACCCTCTGACCACATGAGCAGTCCTCAGGACTGAGAAGcctaaggggaaagaaagaggtgGTAGTTTCCTCTGATTGCTGACAGGGAAATCCATCCTCACTTCTGGAGGCTGTGGAAGGCTTCACTTCCAAGAAGGTTCTGAGCATCGGGAATGAGTATATCTTAACCTGcgtgcgcgcacgcgcgcacacacacacacacacacacgtatctgtaaatgtttttatataaaatcatcTGTGTTCATATTAAGCTAAACTCGAGTTCACACTGATGTCTCCAACTCTAATCCATTGCCACATGAATCTCATCATTCTAGCCTCCTCCCTTAGTGTGTCTATAAATTCCCATTCCAGCAGTGAGAAGCCTGGCTCCCACCCCCTGCCATCCATTTACTTCGTTGTTCGGTTCCTGTCTACCTGAAGAGCAGTATCAGAATAGCTAACTCATCTTCCTGGGATATCGCTTTATCAACCAGTGTGCAGTGCTTCTGTGCAGTTCCTTTCACCTTTAGTTTTACCGACTCGACTGGTTTCCAAAGTAACTTAGGTCagcaccttcccccacccctccctttagTGATACCACCCCCAACGTTTGTAATACAGTTAGTCACTCGTCACTGCCTGTCTTCCTTTTTGGAATCCCTGACctcctaaataattttttaaatattgtatacatTACTGATTTCTCTGTACTGTAAATTTTTATGGACTTGAGCAAATGCTTAATGTCATGAACCGCCGCTcgagtatcatacagaatagtttcgcTGCCCTAGAAATCCCCTCACCTTCACCTATTTTTTCACCTCTCCCCATCTTTCTACTGTTTTTATAGCTTTGCCAAAATGTCACTTCACTGGAATCacacagtactttttttttttccaaaaaggtttcttttctttttttgagatgcTGGGAAGAGGCTGTCCAGTTTCAGGAGGAGGGTTCAGAGAAGAATTgaagatttttgtattttactttgaaaaaaaccCTGAGGGGTGGTTTTTTTTCTAAACCTCTCTGCTCAACTTTgttctttgtggggtttttttttctttgtgtgtgtgtctgttttcttcaGAGTGTTTCGCATCATGGATGACAATAATAACCGAACTCTTGATTTCAAAGAATTCGTGAAAGGGTTAAATGATTATGCTGTGGTCATGGAAAAGGAAGAGGCTGAAGAGCTTTTCCGGAGGTTTGATAAGGACGGAAACGGAACAATAGACTTCAATGAGTTTCTTCTCACGTTAAGAGTAAGTGGCCCCTCGAATTAGTGCGTCTGTTGAGCTTGGCTTCCACGTGGTTTGGATTGGCTATCTTGAGGTTTTATTCTCAGAAGTTGTTAGTATACTGTGAAGATGATGGggcaggagatggagaacagatttAGGGGTCTGGGGAGCAGTCATAATGCCTATCATTTCATGGCACACGAACAAGTGCACATCATTGAGAGGAAAAAGGGACCTTATCACATCTGATGTAAAACAG is drawn from Saccopteryx leptura isolate mSacLep1 chromosome 1, mSacLep1_pri_phased_curated, whole genome shotgun sequence and contains these coding sequences:
- the CAPSL gene encoding calcyphosin-like protein isoform X2, whose translation is MAGTARHDREMAIQANKKLITATDPIERLRLQCLARGSAGIKGLGRVFRIMDDNNNRTLDFKEFVKGLNDYAVVMEKEEAEELFRRFDKDGNGTIDFNEFLLTLRPPMSRARKEVIMQAFRKLDKTGDGVITIEDLREVYNAKHHPKYQNGEWTEEQVFRKFLDNFDSPYDKDGLVSKEDFLNYYAAVSASIDTDAYFILMMTKSWRL
- the CAPSL gene encoding calcyphosin-like protein isoform X3; translated protein: MAGTARHDREMAIQANKKLITATDPIERLRLQCLARGSAGIKGLGRVFRIMDDNNNRTLDFKEFVKGLNDYAVVMEKEEAEELFRRFDKDGNGTIDFNEFLLTLRPPMSRARKEVIMQAFRKLDKTGDGVITIEDLREVYNAKHHPKYQNGEWTEEQVFRKFLDNFDSPYDKDGLDRSPCFER
- the CAPSL gene encoding calcyphosin-like protein isoform X1, with product MAGTARHDREMAIQANKKLITATDPIERLRLQCLARGSAGIKGLGRVFRIMDDNNNRTLDFKEFVKGLNDYAVVMEKEEAEELFRRFDKDGNGTIDFNEFLLTLRPPMSRARKEVIMQAFRKLDKTGDGVITIEDLREVYNAKHHPKYQNGEWTEEQVFRKFLDNFDSPYDKDGLVTPEEFMNYYAGVSASIDTDVYFIVMMRTAWKL
- the CAPSL gene encoding calcyphosin-like protein isoform X4; this encodes MAGTARHDREMAIQANKKLITATDPIERLRLQCLARGSAGIKGLGRVFRIMDDNNNRTLDFKEFVKGLNDYAVVMEKEEAEELFRRFDKDGNGTIDFNEFLLTLRPPMSRARKEVIMQAFRKLDKTGDGVITIEDLREVYNAKHHPKYQNGEWTEEQVFRKFLDNFDSPYDKDGLP